In the Paenibacillus sp. FSL H7-0357 genome, one interval contains:
- a CDS encoding metallophosphoesterase family protein produces the protein MSSKKPICNISRERKGEQMIPFRFLHAADLHLDSRFAGLAQLPQAIRSYLRESTFAALGRLVNVAVHEEVDFVVISGDVYDVSDASLQGQLRFQEALQELGRHGIQVFLIHGNHDPLDGPRLATEPPEHVTVFSSGEPGQAIARRRSDGKEAAVVSGISYPTAKVTENTALKFSRRPGSSLFHIALLHGNVDGDLQHETYSPCTRKDLISRGFDYWALGHIHKRSILHERPSIVYPGNIQGRSIKETGPKGCYVVDVDEAGAASLQFHELDSIRWQVREISIEGLADEVKWIEAVEQAVEEIRNELPQMMSVVRFRLTGRGGVHRILAEKGAADDLLSELQRREANRAERKEYAGLVWTEGFSVETGLAIDRERLLQEDSFLGEMLRLSGRSGETTEGLDELIGSALKPLMENQELRRLLSSADEEEKRGWLKSASELGITLLSGVEETAEGEKADIRLPGATGTASEGTGQERGSTG, from the coding sequence ATGAGCTCAAAAAAACCTATCTGCAATATCAGCCGGGAACGAAAGGGTGAGCAGATGATTCCTTTTCGTTTCCTGCATGCCGCGGATCTGCACCTAGACAGCCGTTTTGCCGGATTGGCGCAGCTTCCGCAGGCTATACGCTCCTATTTACGGGAGTCCACCTTCGCCGCCCTCGGGCGGCTTGTTAACGTAGCCGTTCATGAAGAAGTTGATTTTGTGGTCATCAGCGGGGATGTGTACGATGTCTCCGATGCTTCGCTGCAGGGACAGCTGCGGTTTCAGGAAGCGCTGCAGGAATTGGGAAGGCATGGCATCCAGGTCTTTCTGATTCATGGCAACCATGATCCGCTCGACGGGCCGCGTCTGGCAACAGAACCGCCGGAGCATGTTACTGTATTCAGTTCCGGAGAGCCGGGACAGGCCATCGCCCGCCGCCGGAGTGACGGGAAGGAGGCTGCTGTGGTCAGCGGAATTTCCTATCCAACAGCAAAGGTAACGGAGAATACTGCCTTGAAATTTAGCCGCAGGCCCGGAAGCAGCCTGTTTCATATTGCGCTGCTGCATGGCAACGTGGATGGGGATCTTCAGCACGAAACCTATTCCCCTTGCACCCGCAAGGATTTGATCAGCCGGGGATTTGACTATTGGGCGCTGGGACATATACATAAACGCAGTATTCTGCATGAGCGCCCGTCTATTGTGTATCCGGGCAATATCCAGGGCCGCAGCATTAAAGAGACCGGACCCAAAGGTTGTTATGTGGTGGATGTGGATGAAGCAGGAGCTGCATCGCTCCAGTTTCATGAACTGGATTCCATCCGCTGGCAGGTGCGGGAGATTTCCATTGAAGGATTGGCGGATGAGGTGAAATGGATTGAAGCTGTCGAGCAGGCAGTTGAGGAAATCAGGAATGAGCTTCCGCAAATGATGTCGGTTGTGCGGTTTCGGCTTACGGGTAGGGGAGGCGTGCACAGGATACTGGCAGAAAAGGGTGCAGCGGATGATTTGCTCTCTGAGCTGCAGCGGCGTGAGGCGAACCGTGCGGAGCGGAAAGAATATGCCGGTCTCGTGTGGACAGAGGGTTTCTCGGTGGAAACGGGCCTAGCGATAGACCGGGAACGGCTGCTGCAGGAGGACAGCTTCCTGGGTGAAATGCTGCGGCTGTCGGGGCGCAGCGGGGAGACGACAGAAGGACTGGATGAACTAATCGGAAGTGCATTGAAGCCGCTCATGGAGAACCAGGAGCTCCGCAGACTGCTGTCCTCGGCAGATGAAGAGGAGAAACGGGGCTGGCTGAAAAGCGCGTCAGAGCTGGGGATTACACTGCTTAGCGGGGTGGAAGAGACCGCTGAGGGGGAGAAAGCAGACATCAGACTGCCAGGTGCAACGGGTACAGCCAGCGAAGGGACCGGGCAGGAGCGGGGGAGTACAGGATGA